In the genome of Mesotoga infera, the window AACATCCAGCATTATCCTTCTAACATTATCTTCAGATCTCAAGTGAGGTGCTGCCATCATTGAAAGCTTCACTTCTTCGCACCTCCCTTCAGACTTCGATAGACCCTCTTATGAAGTTTGAAATTCTTTACCAGATCTATATTGGCCGGACAGGCGAAGGAACAACTCCCGCATTCTATACAGTCCATCAGACCATTTTCTACTTGTGCATCGTACAATCTGTTTGTTCCGTAGAGGTTCAGCAGAAACGGTTGGAGATTCATGGGACAGACGAATGTGCATTTGCCGCACCTGATGCATGGGAACTCTTCAAGAGGTTCGCTCTTGAGCAACAGAGTAATCCCAGAAGTGCCTTTTACGGTGGGAACGTCTGTCTTGGGAACCGTGATACCCATCATGGGTCCACCGAATAAGGCTCTCTCAACTGTTTCTTGGGCTCCCCCCGCATGATCAATTAACTCTTCTGCCATAACTCCGATTCTCGAGACGACGTTCAAAGGCGTTCTAATGCCCTCCCCGGTAATCGTAACTCCTCTTTCGACGAGAGGGCGGCCAAGCTCAACGGCTTCATAGATTGCATAAGCGGTGCCTATGTTATCGACCACAACTCCCACATCCAGAGGAAGTCCGCCAGAAGGAACCTTTCTCTTCGTCAAGGCATAGATGAGTTGCTTCTCAGCGCCCTGCGGATACTTGGTTTTCAGTTTCTTCACCTTAATTGGAGTAGACCTAACCGCCTCCTCCATTCTCTCTATGGCCTTTGGCTTATTGTCTTCTATGCCAATAATCGCATCTTTCACTTTCAGCGCTCTCATAATCGCGAGAATTCCACTGACCAATCCCTCGGACCGCTCAAGCATGTACCTGTAATCTATCGTCAGATAAGGTTCACACTCCGCTCCATTAATAACGAGAAGATCGATCTTTTTCCCCTCTGGGGGGGAAAGTTTGACACTTGTTGGAAACATTGCGCCACCAAGCCCGACGATGCCTGCGGACTTTATCCTTTGGACAATCTCTTCCGGCTCGAACTGGTCATAAGGCTTTGCAGGATCAAGCAGTTCCCACTCTTCTTCGCCTGATTTTTCTATAACAATCGCATCGTCGGGTTTCGAAAGAGTCGGATGATAGTACTTTGCAATCTCCTTGACTTCGCCTGTAAGAGGAGAATGAAGATTCGCAGATATGAAGCCTCCGGACTCAGCTATTAGTTGACCGGTCTTGACCCTGTCACCGACACTAACAACAGGCTTGGCAGGAATACCGGCGTGGTTCGCAAGAAATACATAGACCCTTTCGGGAAGTGGAAGAACTCTCAGATTAGAATCCTGAGACAGTTCTTTTCTCTCCGGCGGGTGCACCCCTCCTCTGAAGGTAGGCAACCTCATTTAGTTATCACCTCTCAACCTTAATCAATAGATGTTTGCCTTTCTGGGATCCCGAATATCATGAAAGTGACTGCGACTCAAAATGGAAAAAGCGATTGATATTATCAAATAAAAGGAGCGGATCGCTCCGCTCCTATTATAGTACAATGTTTGCGTCTTAACTTAATCTAAAACTACTTTCTGGTTATCCTTCCGCTATCGGCGTAAGCGGTTATCGGGCTTATCTCTCCAACGAACTCAACCACTACATCTGCCAGCACGAATCCGGTGTCGTAACCGGAGAGTCCAGCAAGGACCGTATAGCCGTCACCGCCAGAGGCAAGGTAGTTATTTGTGGCTACTTTGTAGACCTTATTGTCATCAATGGGTTCTCCGTTTACAAGGATATCCTTTGCTTCTTTGTTCTCTATTACATAGGTTACTCCACTTACCTGAGGCATCGCTCCCTGCCCTGCTTCTCTGGTTGCCGTGTACTCCAGGAGGTCTCTGAGGGCTGTCCCCGGTACATCAACAACGTAAAGTGTATTTCCGAACGGTAGTACCGTAAGGATGTCACGGTACGTTACTGGACCAGCTTCTATAGAGGCTCGAATTCCTCCCGAGTTGCTTATCGCCAGATCTGCTCCGGACTTCCAAACCATAGCATCACAGATCAAGTAACCAAGGTTTGTATCCTGAGCTCTGACCACACCTCTGTCGCCCTCAAGTCTTATCGACGTCTCACCGACAACGATATTGAGAGCTTCTCCGCCAGCCTTCTTGAAGTAATCAAGAACAGTGGCAACGGCGAAATCAGGTTCGATTTCTTCGGCGATTACCGGGAGATTCCTGAAAGAGACAAAGATAACGGTATCATCAACGATTTCGAGTTCAAGCCTGCCGAGATTCTTTGCCCATTCTCCGGCCGATACGATTATTGTCTCGTTTATTATCTCAGGCCTTTCGTAGAAAGTATGGCTATGGCCATCGATTATAATGTCGATACCGTCAACTGCTTTCGCAAGCTCCCAGGAATTCGGGCCGACAAGTACGGGGTTGCTTCCCATATGGGTGAGCGCAATGACTATGTCCGCCTGAGCTTCCAGCTCGGGAATGATCTCTTTAGCTACTTCTATTACGTCCTTCCACTCGTAGTCCTTAGCGTAGAGGTACTCGAGAATCTCTGTTTCCTGAGCAGTAAAGCCGA includes:
- the rsxC gene encoding electron transport complex subunit RsxC codes for the protein MRLPTFRGGVHPPERKELSQDSNLRVLPLPERVYVFLANHAGIPAKPVVSVGDRVKTGQLIAESGGFISANLHSPLTGEVKEIAKYYHPTLSKPDDAIVIEKSGEEEWELLDPAKPYDQFEPEEIVQRIKSAGIVGLGGAMFPTSVKLSPPEGKKIDLLVINGAECEPYLTIDYRYMLERSEGLVSGILAIMRALKVKDAIIGIEDNKPKAIERMEEAVRSTPIKVKKLKTKYPQGAEKQLIYALTKRKVPSGGLPLDVGVVVDNIGTAYAIYEAVELGRPLVERGVTITGEGIRTPLNVVSRIGVMAEELIDHAGGAQETVERALFGGPMMGITVPKTDVPTVKGTSGITLLLKSEPLEEFPCIRCGKCTFVCPMNLQPFLLNLYGTNRLYDAQVENGLMDCIECGSCSFACPANIDLVKNFKLHKRVYRSLKGGAKK
- a CDS encoding bifunctional UDP-sugar hydrolase/5'-nucleotidase; its protein translation is MKKVLLITLLLVMAIFVVAQRLTIVHINDTHGHIWPEGDYGGLAAVATLINQVRAENPNTLFLHAGDINTGVPESDLQDAAPDIVALNLMKVDAMAIGNHEFDNDASVLAKQMEIADFPFLSANIYKDGKPAFQEYMIKEVAGIKVAIVGFTAQETEILEYLYAKDYEWKDVIEVAKEIIPELEAQADIVIALTHMGSNPVLVGPNSWELAKAVDGIDIIIDGHSHTFYERPEIINETIIVSAGEWAKNLGRLELEIVDDTVIFVSFRNLPVIAEEIEPDFAVATVLDYFKKAGGEALNIVVGETSIRLEGDRGVVRAQDTNLGYLICDAMVWKSGADLAISNSGGIRASIEAGPVTYRDILTVLPFGNTLYVVDVPGTALRDLLEYTATREAGQGAMPQVSGVTYVIENKEAKDILVNGEPIDDNKVYKVATNNYLASGGDGYTVLAGLSGYDTGFVLADVVVEFVGEISPITAYADSGRITRK